A part of Vicia villosa cultivar HV-30 ecotype Madison, WI unplaced genomic scaffold, Vvil1.0 ctg.000342F_1_1, whole genome shotgun sequence genomic DNA contains:
- the LOC131626999 gene encoding uncharacterized protein LOC131626999: MSQTSPSKNTTPRFETASDSRAPNMVGDQDVVLDVVPLNSVPAIDPVGSIPRKMHARKSTGGSIPETFSARDKEGSAYVHNAIAGLVTRILNEGHKVEGISVPLAQAPAHENNKDNQVDTSKDHVDVETSETNNVEGSDAKDVEASEDKDAEILETEKAEEVTATSPKEKPTRPTDNTNDVVDLDNLDDPIDIADDNLISSISNRVKARRGKQVDDQHPPKTKVAPLKNATKEKIKKVSAEPSRTGSKVAVKKRKERSVSDSEDNVLSDFPDIPSKKKIAVTKSSTKVRDVPLDNIYLHYASNANQWKFVYQRRLALERELANDALECQEVMKLIRSAGLLKTVTHFSKCYEMLVKEFIVNLSQDCADGRTEDFHKVYVRRKCIDFSPTVINLYLGRDTEAQPELEVTDNEVCQVIIGGKVKKWPIKSKLSASLLNVTYALLHKIGVANWVPTNHTSTIVVGLGRFIYAVGTKTKFDYGTYIFDKTMRHVGTSATKLPIAFPSLICGIILKQYPRILKAKDSVCKRESALSFHYKLLQRSDDITSAGTSQPSKSVNKTFLIAELKETCKELDNRKMKLEKLIQSLEQSADDDHAGGSDGDNMDEDKGADSGDEEEAEDGEGTEDTGSSDADEETSGSSDEEISGSSDEEADGSDN, from the coding sequence ATGTCTCAGACTTCTCCCTCAAAGAACACTACTCCTCGCTTTGAAACTGCATCCGACTCTAGGGCACCAAATATGGTAGGTGATCAAGATGTTGTACTGgatgttgtgccattgaactcGGTCCCAGCCATTGATCCTGTTGGTAGTataccaagaaagatgcatgcaagaaaatcaactggtGGGTCTATTCCAGAAACGTTCTCTGCTAGGGATAAAGAAGGGTCTGCTTATGTCCACAATGCAATCGCAGGCCTTGTCACAAGAATCCTGAATGAAGGTCACAAGGTAGAAGGAATATCTGTCCCTTTAGCCCAAGCTCCTGCTCATGAGAACAACAAAGATAATCAGGTTGACACTAGCAAGGATCATgttgatgttgagacatctgaaaCCAACAATGTTGAAGGTTCTGATGCTAAAGATGTTGAAGCATCTGAGGATAAAGATGCGGAGATTCTTGAAACAGAGAAAGCTGAAGAGGTCACTGCTACTTCTCCTAAAGAGAAGCCTACTCGCCCTACTGACAATACAAATGATGTGGTGGATCTGGATAATCTTGATGATCCTATTGACATTGCTGATGATAACCTCATCTCCAGCATTTCCAACAGAGTCAAGGCTCGAAGGGGAAAGCAGGTTGATGATCAACACCCTCCCAAGACAAAGGTTGCTCCTCTAAAGAATGCCACCAAAGAAAAGATCAAGAAGGTCTCTGCTGAGCCTTCAAGAACTGGGAGCAAGGTTGctgtgaagaagagaaaagaaagaagtgttTCTGACTCCGAAGACAATGTCCTAAGTGATTTCCCTGACATCCCTTCAAAGAAGAAGATAGCTGTCACAAAATCCTCCACAAAGGTTCGTGATGTTCCCTTGGACAACATTTATCTGCACTATGCTTCAAATGCTAACCAGTGGAAGTTTGtttatcaaagaaggctggctcTGGAAAGAGAACttgcaaatgatgctctggaatgtCAAGAGGTCATGAAGCTCATCAGATCTGCAGGTTTGCTTAAAACTGTTACTCATTTTTCTAAATGCTATGAAATGCTCGTGAAGGAATTTATAGTGAATTTGTCTCAAGATTGTGCTGATGGAAGAACTGAGGATTTTCATAAggtgtatgttagaagaaaatgtATAGATTTTTCCCCTACTGTTATCAACCTCTATCTAGGTAGAGATACtgaggctcaacctgagcttgaagtaactgaCAATGAAGTATGCCAAGTCATCATTGGTGGTAAGGTTAAAAAATGGCCCATAAAGAGTAAATTGTCTGCTAGTCTTTTGAATGTCACGTATGCCCTGCTGCACAAAATTGGTGTTGCTAACTGGGTGCCTACCAATCACACTTCTACCATTGTTGTTGGCCTAGGTAGATTCATATATGCTGTGGGAACCAAGACAAAATTTGACTATGGGACCTACATATTTGATAAAACTATGAGGCATGTTGGTACCTCTGCTACCAAGCTCCCCATTGCTTTTCCATCCCTGATATGTGGGATAATCCTCAAGCAATACCCTCGAATTCTGAAAGCTAAAGATTCTGTATGTAAGAGGGAGAGTGCTTTGTCATTTCACTATAAGCTGCTCCAAAGGTCAGATGACAtaacatctgctgggacatcacaACCCAGCAAGTCTGTGAACAAAACCTTTCTCATTGCTGAGCTGAAAGAGACTTGTAAAGAGTTGGACAAcaggaagatgaagcttgaaaaGCTCATTcaaagtcttgagcagtctgcAGATGATGATCATGCTGGTGGAAGCGATGGTGATAATATGGATGAAGACAAGGGTGCTGATAGTGGTGATGAGGAAGAGGCCGAGGATGGTGAGGGTACTGAAGATACTGGGAGTAGTGATGCTGATGAAGAGACTAGTGGCTCTAGTGATGAAGAGATTAGTGGCTCTAGTGATGAAGAGGCTGATGGTTCTGACAATTAG